The Skermanella rosea sequence CGAACTCCAGCAGGTGGGCGGCCGTTTCCGGGCCGCCCTTCACCTCGTTGACATGGACGATGTCGAGCAGGCCGCGGTCTACGGCGGCCCGGCAGGCAAGCCGCCCGATGCGGCCGAATCCGTTGATGCCGACACGGATGGTCATGGTACACCTTTCCGGCCCGCCCCCAGGGACGGGCCGTCCTGAAACGAAACAGTATCTTGATAGAAGCTCTAGGCGCGGAGTTGCCCGGCGATCAGCCGGCGGCGGCCACCTCTTCCTCGGACAGCTTGATCTTGCCGATCTCGGCGAGGCGGTTGCGCAGGCTGAGCTTGTCCAGCGCCTCCAGCCGGAGGCTCGTGAAGATCTTGATCCGGCATTCGAGCTCCAGGTAGGAGCGTTTGAAGACCTTCTGGACCCGGTCGTCCGACCCGACGAAAGCGACGGGATCCTCGACGCCCCAGTGGGCGCTCATCGGCTGACCGGGCCACACCGGACAGGGTTCGCTGGCCGCGCTGTCGCAGACGGTGAAGACGAAATCCAGCTCGGGCGCGCCGGGTGCGGCGAACTCGTCCCAGTTCTTCGACCTGAGATGATCGGTCTTGTAGTTCAGCCGCTTAAGCAGCTCGATCGCCTTCGGATGCACGGCCCCGCGCGGCTGGCTGCCGGCGCTGTAGGCGTTGACCCTGCCCTGCCCCCAGCGGGTCATGGCGCATTCCGCCATGATGCTGCGCGCCGAGTTGCCGGTGCACAGGAACAGGACGTTGTAGGGTCTCTCCAGGCTTGGACGTTCTGACATCGGAGCACTCCATGCTGCGGGTTCGGCTAGGCTCGGGCGCGCCCCGCGCCGGTCTGGAGGACAGGCGGCCGCGGCGAGCGCCTGCAGCGACGGGCTGCAGACTTCGGGATTTCCCTGGCAGCAGTCCTCGGTCAGGAAGACCAGCAGGTCCCGCATGCCATCGTAATTCGCGTTGTAGATGATTGACCTGCCGACCCGGCTGGAGGTCACGAGACCGGCGTTGGACATCAGCGCCAGATGGCTCGACAGCGTGTTGGGCGGCACTCCCAGCGTGCGCGCGATCTCCCCGGCCGGCATGCCCTCCCCGCCCGCCCTGATCAGCAGGCGGAAGACATCCAGGCGGGTTTCCTGGGCGAGCGCGGACAGGGTGGCGATGGCGTGTTTCGTATCCATGATTCGAGAATTATCGAAATATGGGCCGGAGCGCAAGCGGGAAATCGCCGCGCGTCCGGCGGGCCGCCGCGGAACCCGATCATGAACTTGCGGGCTTCGCACGTCGTGCCCCGATGTGGCACGGTGGCGGCACTGCCGTTCCGGCACATCCGTGCGCGGACCAGGACAACGGGAGGAATGATGGCGAAGACCACGATCACGGCCGTGAGGGCCCGGCAGATCCTCGATTCCCGGGGACGGCCGACCGTCGAGGCGGACGTGATGCTCGAAGGCGGTGCCATGGGGCGGGCGTCGGTACCGTCCGGCGCCTCGACGAGCCGGAGCGAGGCGCACGAACTCCGCGACGGCGATGCAGCATCCTATTTCGGGCGCGGCGTATCGAAAGCCGTGGCGAACGTCGCGGAGGAGATCGCCCCGCTCCTGCGGGGCCGGGATGCCGACGACCAGACGGGAATCGACGGGGCCATGCAGGCGCTGGACGGAACGCCGCGCCTGGAGCGCCTGGGCGCGAACGCGGTCCTGGCGGTCTCGCTCGCCACCTGCCGGGCCGCGGCGGAAGCCGACCGCGAACCGCTCTATCGCCGCCTCGGCGCCCTGGCGGGTGCCGGCGATCCGGTGCTGCCACTGCCGATGGTGAACATCCTGAGCGGCGGGCTCCACGCTGGCCGCGGCATGGACGTGCAGGATTTCCTGGCCGTCCCCTTGAGCGCCTCGGACTATCCCACGGCGCTCCACGATATCATCCGGGTACGCGCCGCCGCGGAGGAGGTCGTCAGCCGGTATGGCGCCCCCGTGCTCCTCGCGGACGAGGGAGGGCTGAGCCCGGGATGCCCCTCGGCCGAGATCGCGCTGGGATTGATGGTGGAGGCGATCGAGCGCGCGGGCCTGTCGCCGGGCCGGGACATCGGGATCGCCATCGACGTGGCGGCGACGTCCCTTCTCGGGGCCGATGGTTCCTACGGCCTTTCCCGCGAAGGGCGCTCCCTGGACAGCGCCGGCATGATCGACACGATAGAGGGATGGATCGAGCGCTTCCCGATCGTGTCGGTGGAGGACGGCCTGCACGACGAGGACTGGGGCTATTGGCCGGACCTGACCCGCCGGCTCTCCCGCATCCAGGTGGTCGGGGACGATCTGTTCAGCACCAACCCGGAGCGGATCCGGCGCGGCATGGACCTGGGCGCGGCCAACAGCGTGCTGATCAAGCTCAACCAGAACGGAACCCTGACCGGCACCCTGGAGGCGATCGCGACCGCGCGGGCCGGCGGCTATTCGACCGTGATTTCCGCCCG is a genomic window containing:
- a CDS encoding metalloregulator ArsR/SmtB family transcription factor, encoding MDTKHAIATLSALAQETRLDVFRLLIRAGGEGMPAGEIARTLGVPPNTLSSHLALMSNAGLVTSSRVGRSIIYNANYDGMRDLLVFLTEDCCQGNPEVCSPSLQALAAAACPPDRRGARPSLAEPAAWSAPMSERPSLERPYNVLFLCTGNSARSIMAECAMTRWGQGRVNAYSAGSQPRGAVHPKAIELLKRLNYKTDHLRSKNWDEFAAPGAPELDFVFTVCDSAASEPCPVWPGQPMSAHWGVEDPVAFVGSDDRVQKVFKRSYLELECRIKIFTSLRLEALDKLSLRNRLAEIGKIKLSEEEVAAAG
- the eno gene encoding phosphopyruvate hydratase; the encoded protein is MMAKTTITAVRARQILDSRGRPTVEADVMLEGGAMGRASVPSGASTSRSEAHELRDGDAASYFGRGVSKAVANVAEEIAPLLRGRDADDQTGIDGAMQALDGTPRLERLGANAVLAVSLATCRAAAEADREPLYRRLGALAGAGDPVLPLPMVNILSGGLHAGRGMDVQDFLAVPLSASDYPTALHDIIRVRAAAEEVVSRYGAPVLLADEGGLSPGCPSAEIALGLMVEAIERAGLSPGRDIGIAIDVAATSLLGADGSYGLSREGRSLDSAGMIDTIEGWIERFPIVSVEDGLHDEDWGYWPDLTRRLSRIQVVGDDLFSTNPERIRRGMDLGAANSVLIKLNQNGTLTGTLEAIATARAGGYSTVISARSGETGDSFMSDLAVGAIGGQIKIGSVRNTERLEKYNQLLRIVEEPGVGYAGVRFLAGRRGP